The following DNA comes from Teredinibacter haidensis.
CAATAGCGCGGCTTGTAGAGCGGCTGGTACCCAGAAAGACCGTGGCGGTAGAAACCATCGAAGCGTTGTATCTGGATCGCTACTACCTAGAACAACCGTCCGTAGCGCTGGATCAAACCCGCCGAGAGTTGGTGCGACTGGCTGAGTTTGGCAGGGGCACGCTTTCGCGAGCGTTCAGGGTGGTGACAGAAGGCTCGCTCTCACAGGTCAACAACCTGTTAAAGGAAGACGACCGCGTAGACCAGCTTCATGGAGCCATCATTAGCTACCTCGGCAAATTGTCCCAGAAAAACCTGGTGGAGCCACAGCCGACGCAACTTTCCAACTATATTGCCATTGCAAATTACATAGAGAATCTCGCCGACGTTATGGAAGAAAATCTCCTCAACTGTGCGCGCGAACGTATCGAACTAAACCTGAAAATAAGTCCGGTGACCATTAAATCTCTACGACCATTATACGAAGAGGTTTGCCATGCCTATGACGCCATGTTGAGCGCACTCAAAACCGGTGATGCTGCCAGTGCCAAAAAAGCCGTATTAAGTAAAGAGCGAGTTAATCAAGCCGCGGTGGAAGTGAATAAGCACCTGACCGGGCGCCTGGTTGCCAGCGAACCCAACCGGCTGGCCGCATACAAAGTCGAGATCGATATTACCGAAAACCTCAAGCGCATTAACACGCTCACCCGCAGAATTGCCCGGTTGCTGCGGGATGATCCCGATTTAAACGCAGAAGCCGCGCCTAACGAAGAACCCCGCAGTCGAATAAGCCCTTAAAGGCTCCTCCCGATGCGGGCTCGGCGGTTCCACCCGCTAGGCTAATAGTCGGTTTTCCAGTTCAGCTTTACGCCTTCGACCCCGGTTTTACCCCCTGCTGAGCTTTCTAGAGTCACGCGCTCAAACAATTGAATCTCCAAATTGCCGCGCCAGGGCTTGGTCGGCTCGGGCGTGCGCTCCACCTCCAAATAGACACGCTCGTTCAGGTATTTGCCCATCGCGACATTGAGCCCACTTTCTCCACTTTCAGCCACATCTGATTTGATCAATAGCGTATCAACACCCAGCATTTCCCGTGTACTGCCAATAGGATCAATAAATCCCCCACCGGAACCACTGAGCTTCTGCAACGCTATGGCCAACTGCACCGCCTCCACAGCACTCACATCCTGTACCGATTTACCGAATATAATAAAGGCCAGAATTTCATCTTCTGGCATATGCGGGATGGAACTCAGCCTAAGTGCAAGATTATCCCCCTGCCCCGACAACTCGGCGGTAATCTGCTGCCCTCGCTTCACATAAACACCTGTGATCGCAATGCCGATACTCTCGTTGGAAAAGTTAACCTGTCCCTGCTGAAGCTGGAATTTTTTGCCGAACACTTCGAAGGTGCCGCGCAGCGTTTGCAACTGCCCCGTATAGTGCAAACGCTCGAGTGCACCGAGCACACGAATATCCCCCTGAAGCTCCGCCTCCAACCCTCGTCCACGCAGAACGGCCTGCTGGTCTGCGCGTATGGTGAGATCGAGCGTAACAGCGGGCAAGTGCAACTTACTTTCGGAAGCTTCATCGCTCTGCCCGGCCTTTTCCCGCTCCACTTCGATAGTGGGTATGCCGGAAGACATATCGCTGTCGACACTGGCATTTAATGAGGAAACGGCAATGTCCCCGCGCGCGAGCAAGGCATTGAAATCGCCCTTCAACGACAGCGACCCACTCACAGCGCTCGCCAGTTCCGGTCGATTCACCAAACTGGCGTTTTCCAGCTCCAACTGTACATCGATATCACCGTTACCGTCCTGGAGCGGTAGCAGCATCCGCCCCGTCAGCTGGTATCGACCATCAAAACGATCAACCGCATTGCAGGCACCCAACTGCACCAAAGCCTGCTCGACCGTTAGCAGGCACTGAATATTCACCAGCCAAATACCCACCTCTACATTGTGATATTCAGCATTGCGCAAATGGATCTGCCCTTCGAGCAGCGGCTTCTCTGCCGTCCCTTTAATATGGGTATTTAACGTCACAGTTCCCGCGATCCTGTGCGACTCGGTATCCACCAACATCGCCAGATTTGAAGTGTCCACCTCGCCTTGCACCGCGATCTCAAGGGGAAGCGGCTCGAACACACCGCCTTGCAATCTCCGCTCTACATAAGCCACGTAAGGGCTTATAGGCAACTGCGCCTCTACGGCCACCGGAGAACCAACACCGCTGTCCACGGAAGACACCAGCTTTAAAGTGTCTTCCGTCGTTTCGATACGCAAATTCCAATTAATTTGGCGAGCCGGTACCTCTGCTCCCATGTCCATCAAATGTGCCAGGTGAAGGCTGCCGTTAAACTGTGGGGCGTATGGCGTACCGGTGAGCTGTAACTCGGCGGAAAAATCTCCATTCGGCGTACGCAGGCCAAACAGCTCAGCCAGACCCGTAGGAAAAGACTCCACCGACAAACGCAAATCGTTGCGCTGCTGACTAAGCTCCCCACTGACGTTCAAGACTCGATCCCCAAAGGCATCCAGCTCCAATTTATGTAAACTCAAACCGCCATTTCGAAACTCTCCGCGCAGTGAAATCTGCGACGGAATGGATTGGTACTCCCCAACAAGCTGTACATCGGCACTGACAACAGGCGCCTTCACATCGCCGCCCACGGTCAATTGTCCATTGGCGCTAGCCTCAAGATCATCCGGCAGGCTTACACCAAAAGCGCGCAGTGATTGCAGGGAAAGTTGGTTGAGCACAAGCGTAAGATCTCCGCTTCGATCGCGAAGGTTTACCCAGCCCTGAGCAGAGGCGGCGCCCTGATCCAGGTCTGCGTTCAAATGCTGCACCTTGATCACTTGCCCGCGCTTGCTCAATTGCAGGGACAACTTCAACGGCGCCTCGCCAAGCGGACCGCTGGCAAGCATGCTTAACTCGCCGTTCGGATCCCTAAAATTACCTGTAATGCGACCACGGCCAGACACCACCAGCGCCGAAACTACGGTGGGCACAACAATCCCCAGTGGCTGCAGCGAGTTTAGGTCCAGATGCGGTACCGATACCTCCAACTTGGTCGCGTTAGCAACCAGATCCAAAGCACCCCGGGCAGAGATTTCGGCGCTACCCCAGCGCAACGAAAAATGCTCGGCGGTAACGAGTTGCAAGTTGCTGGAGCCGTTAAACGACGTGTTCAGTGCCCTGCCCGCGTACTGTCCACGAACATCCAGCTGCCCCTCCCCCCAAAAGCCCTCGCTATCAATCCGCAAGGCTAATTCCGCGTCGGCCTCTCCCTGATTTAGAGGGCTCTGCCAAAGCGTTAAAATATCCAGAGGAAAAGCCTGTGCCGATACGGCTAAGCGCACTGTCCCCGGTTCCCATTGACCCGTCAGCTGGTGTTCTGACTCATCAATTGTCATCGTCAGCTCATCAATCTGGCCTTTACCAAAATCCAAAGCAAGGCTCAGCTGTCCACGCACACTCACCGCCCGGCTCGCTAGAGGAAAGCTGCTCTCGCGGATAAACAGTTGGTATTGCTCGGGCAAGCGTTTGGTTTCGACCAGCCAGCGGCTCTCAATTGCCTGCCCAGCCGGGAGCTTGAGCTTCGCTCCCAGATAACCGCCTGAGGCTTCGTCGATATGGCCGTTCAAGCTCAGGCTGCGCATTGGGTTACCGACAACCTCAAACCCGAAGCTAAACGGAATGTCCGCCAGGCTGCGCCCGCGTAACGCCGCTTTCAGAGACGAATCAGCCACCCGCCACTGTACACCTCCAGACAATGACGACGGCGGAAACGCGCTTTCAAAACCATTCGTAGCCCGCTGGTAATAACTGAAAGAGGACAGTTCAACCCCCTGCACCGACAGCAACTCCAGTGGTAGCTCCGTAGCTGTCGGCGCGGGCGCATCCGGCTTCTTGGCACTATCAACCGCATAAAGTTCGAGGCTATCCGCCTTTAGGCGAGTAATCACTAAGGAGCGATCAAGCAGGCGACGCGGCTTCCAGCCTAACGCTAAATGCCGCCCACGCAGCCATTTCTGGCCGTCCTTGTTGATAACAAGCTCCTCCACCGTCCAGCGTCCCAGCGCAGGACTGGCTATCCCCTCGACGGCGATCTGATAATTGCCCGAGTTGCTGGCCGCCTGTATCACCCACTGAGCCAACCAAACACGCCCCACCGGCGTGGCCAGCAGCGTCGAGAAGCTCGCCACACTCAGCACCACCACCAGAAATAAACCGATCGGCACCCAGCGCCACAGCCCTTGCAGAAACCTTCTTAAAAAATCCATTAAAACGCCTGTCCAATACTGATATAGAGCTGAAAGTCGTCATCCAGGCCTTCGCGCTTATCGAGCGGAAAACCAATATCGAAGCGGATAGGCGCAAAACTGGTGTAATAGCGCAAACCCAAGCCCGTTCCCCACCACAGTTTTTCATCCAACTGCGGTGTAACCTCTCGGTAGGAATAGCCTCCGTCTAGAAACACAACCGCTCCCCAGTGCTCGCCCCATCGCATTCTTGCTTCGAACGACAGCTCGGTAAACGAAAGGCCTCCGGCAGGCTTCCCGTCTTCATACGGCCCCAAGGATTGATAGGGATAACCGCGAACAGAGCCGCCACCACCAACATAAAAGCGTTCATTTGCCGGAACATGCTCGCGCTGCTCACCGGTAATATTCCCCATGCTGCCGCGCATACCCAACGTCGGCCGAAGGGCTATTTTTGAAAAGGTAGCGTAGCCACTAAAGGAAGCCGCAGACTTAATGAAATCTGTAACGGGATCATATAAATCCACGTAAGGACGCAAGCTGCCGACCGCTACCCAGCCACGCAGAGGGTCCAGCTTATTATCCCGCCAGTCATACTCCAGCATCAGCGGCACAGAAAAAAGCGCGTAGTCCTCGCTTTCGCCCGCCGCCTCGACGCCGGAAAAACCGATTTCCAACCCTGCACTCGCATTCAAGCGTCGGTTCAATCGGCGTGTAAGCTCAACACCAACGCCTACCTCGGTCGCTTTATAGGCATCGGTACTGGCACGTTCGGCATCGCTATAGAATGCCAATTTCTGGCGGCTATTGCGGAAGTAAGGCATGGTTAAATCCGTTGCCAGGCGCTGAATATTTTGCGCTAACAAAGCCTCCGTTTTCAGCCTTTGCGCCCGCCCGAATAAATTGCGATGCTCCCAGCCCAGAGAAATACCCAGCCCTTCCTCGGATTGGTACCCGGCACCGGCAGTAAAAGTACGGTGATGGCGCTCGGTGAGAAACAAATTAAGATCGACCCGACCGTCGACCGGCTCGCCCACTCGAACCCCCACACTCGCCAGCAGGTTGGTCTGCAGCAGCGTAATGCGCAGCTGATCCAGATCGCGCCGCTTAAAGCAGTCACCGGTATTGACCGACATTCTTTCGCGAATATAACTCGGCTGTACGCTACTCAAGCCAGAAATCACGATATCGCCAATCACCACTGAAGGGCTCTCCGCTACGGTATAAACAACCTCCGCACTGGGCTCAGCACTCGCCAGCACCACCCGATAGGTCACATCCACCTGCAGTAGACAGTAATGGTTGATAAGATAATGCGAGAGTGTTTTCTTGCCATTTAGCACATTTTCGGCACGCAGAACCGAACCCGGATTCAACGCCAGCACACTGTCAGGAACCGCAACGCTTTCCGGCGCTTGTACTCTCACAGATTTAATACGGTACAGCTGACGAGGATAAACCTCGTAAACCATTTTATCCTGGTGGTAAGCCACTTTTACTCGAGCATCGTAGTAGCCTTCGGATTCCAATTTTTTGGTCAGCAGTCGCGATTCCAAGCGAGACTTGGCCACCAGGTCGGTTTGCTGTTTGAGTTGCAGATTAGATTTTCTCTGGCGCGCTAACTCTTCAACCAGCAGCTTCTCCAAAGGCTTGTTGCTTTCCTGCATTTGCAGCTGCACAGAGTCTGTCGAAAAGAGATTTAGCCGAGGCAAATCCAGACTGAAAGCTTGAATAGGCAAAATCAGCCACAGTAGAAGTGAAAGCAGAAAATATCGACGAAAAATCATAACAACCTGGAGACTCGAGGGAGCAAAACAATCTGGGAAATTTTCGCCAGTATAAGATGGAAAGCACAAGCGGATTAAGAATTTACGTCCTATGCGCACATCAGCCAGGGTTTATTCTCTTCACACGTCCAAGATTGGTACCCAAGTATCAAATTCAATGGCAGGGGAGCAATTATTATTGGCGCAACCTTTCGCTTTGAAAGATTCAGAATAGTCGTTTAGAGAATGCGGGTCTAGGCTCTAATTTTCAGCTCTTAGGCACAGGACGTCGGGGTTACGCCTGACAGTTCACCTTGGTTCCAATGTACTGATAAGGCGCTTGCCAGTTATAACGGCGATCGGAAGGGCTTCCTCTGCGCTTGCGGCGGCACACCCGCTTACAACATTTAGTTGGAGCCCGAGCCTGCGGACCACCAGCGGCACCCTGCTCAGCCACAATTTGGCGATAAGCTAGGCAAACCAGCTTAAACGCTTCAGTCGCCGAGCTATCCCCAGGATTTCTGTCGGGATGATAGATCGCTACCAGCCTACGATACGCCAGCTTAACCTGTTCGGGTGAGGAATCCGTTTCAAGCCCTAATATTGTGTAACTTGCCTTAGACATAGTGAACAACGTCGGGAAAAATTGGCGCGCCCTTAGTGGAGCGACTCGTTATATAACAAAAGCCATGTAAGATGGCGTCTTATACTACCATTTAAAAACATCAAAAAAAATGATTTCGGCGCCACCGCAAGCTATGCGTCCCACCCTGCCGGCCACGCAATCCCCGTGTACAAAAAAAACCGATTGTTTAACGGAGCGTGGCTCTGCCGATTATTGACTCTTCGAGAATTGCTAACACAAAAAGGGTGAACGAAAGGAATCTTAATCTAAAGGAAACATCGATATGGGCACGCGTTTCTGCCTTGCTGTAGTAGCACACAGTGGTTTTCTACACGCTTTGCAAGCGGTTCAATACGGTGTTAACCCCGTTGTTAACAGCACTGAAAATTCCACAGCTTCCTATTACAGATATTTTATTGGCAACTCGCTGAACACATAAAAAAGGTGAACGGCCTTATCCTATGAATAAGCCCTACGATACAGAGCGGCCACTAAACAATCAGAATTTTTCAATAGATATTAATTCAAGCGAATCGAACAATTTTTCGTAAAAAAACAAACAACGATCGGTAATGCGCCCTTCCGGCACCCATTTAAAACGGCTACAGCCACACCAACAACGCATCGCGGGTTACAGTCGTATTGAATGTATAAACAAAAAATATTATTCCCTGACAGTATACTAATGGATACCGTAAACCATTAAATTTGGGACTTACGAAGTGGGTATATATGGCTTATGATTACGGCATCTCTGTCGTCAACAAGGTAAATTGAAATGAGCGAAAATTTGGTAATTGTAGCGAAAATTGAAGCAAACAGTGACAGCGTCGAGCTAGTCAAAGCCGAGCTATTGAAGCTGATAGAACCAACACGAAAGGAAACAGGCTGTATTCAATATGATCTACATCAGGACAATCATAATCCAGCTGAATTTATTTTCTATGAAATATGGGAGAATCGCGAGCTATGGCAAACCCACATGAACAATACTCACCTCGCGGAATATGTAAAAGCAACAGAAGGTGCGACCGCTTCATTCACATTAAATGAAATGACAATAGCCTAAAACACCCGTCAAGCCAAAGCGCTCGGACGCAGCAAAGCGGTTCCAGCGCTTCAAGTATTAACTGTACAAAAAATTGAGGTTTTAATGGAGAGCATTACTGTTGATAAAAAAGAATTTTACAACCAGAAATTTGTGGATATAGCATTAACGGGAGAAGAGCTAAAAGGAAAAGAGTTTGACGGCTGCTCCTTTAGCTCTTGTGATTTTAGTGAAGCCGTATTTAGAAATTGTCAGTTTTCCGATTGCAAATTTGTGAAGTGTAACCTCAGTCTCCTAAACATTACCAACAGCAAATTTTCAGACGTAGAATTTCAAGACTGCAAAATGCTGGGCATTGACTGGACAAAAGCCTATTGGCGTGGTCTGTCTTTAGGCTCTCCGCTAAAATTTAAAGACTGTCTAATCAGCTCATCTTCTTTTTACGCTCTTAACCAATCCAGAATAACAATCGAGAATTGCCGGGCACATGATGTTGACTTCCGAGAAGCCAATTTTAGCCGTGCCAACTTCTCCGAGACAGATCTAACCAACAGCCTATTTTCCAACACCAACCTTACAGAAGCCAACTTCAACCTGGCGACTAATTACGATATAAACATACATCAGAACACCGTTAAAAACGCAAAATTCTGCCGCTACGAAGCCGTTAGACTACTGGAACTGCTGGGCATAAAACTTATTGGTTGAAGACGCAGGAAAACAGCTTAAGAGGAAGCGTCTCGCTAATTTATGATCAGCTCGATAGTTGC
Coding sequences within:
- a CDS encoding putative quinol monooxygenase; protein product: MSENLVIVAKIEANSDSVELVKAELLKLIEPTRKETGCIQYDLHQDNHNPAEFIFYEIWENRELWQTHMNNTHLAEYVKATEGATASFTLNEMTIA
- a CDS encoding J domain-containing protein encodes the protein MSKASYTILGLETDSSPEQVKLAYRRLVAIYHPDRNPGDSSATEAFKLVCLAYRQIVAEQGAAGGPQARAPTKCCKRVCRRKRRGSPSDRRYNWQAPYQYIGTKVNCQA
- a CDS encoding autotransporter assembly complex protein TamA, whose translation is MIFRRYFLLSLLLWLILPIQAFSLDLPRLNLFSTDSVQLQMQESNKPLEKLLVEELARQRKSNLQLKQQTDLVAKSRLESRLLTKKLESEGYYDARVKVAYHQDKMVYEVYPRQLYRIKSVRVQAPESVAVPDSVLALNPGSVLRAENVLNGKKTLSHYLINHYCLLQVDVTYRVVLASAEPSAEVVYTVAESPSVVIGDIVISGLSSVQPSYIRERMSVNTGDCFKRRDLDQLRITLLQTNLLASVGVRVGEPVDGRVDLNLFLTERHHRTFTAGAGYQSEEGLGISLGWEHRNLFGRAQRLKTEALLAQNIQRLATDLTMPYFRNSRQKLAFYSDAERASTDAYKATEVGVGVELTRRLNRRLNASAGLEIGFSGVEAAGESEDYALFSVPLMLEYDWRDNKLDPLRGWVAVGSLRPYVDLYDPVTDFIKSAASFSGYATFSKIALRPTLGMRGSMGNITGEQREHVPANERFYVGGGGSVRGYPYQSLGPYEDGKPAGGLSFTELSFEARMRWGEHWGAVVFLDGGYSYREVTPQLDEKLWWGTGLGLRYYTSFAPIRFDIGFPLDKREGLDDDFQLYISIGQAF
- a CDS encoding translocation/assembly module TamB domain-containing protein, which codes for MDFLRRFLQGLWRWVPIGLFLVVVLSVASFSTLLATPVGRVWLAQWVIQAASNSGNYQIAVEGIASPALGRWTVEELVINKDGQKWLRGRHLALGWKPRRLLDRSLVITRLKADSLELYAVDSAKKPDAPAPTATELPLELLSVQGVELSSFSYYQRATNGFESAFPPSSLSGGVQWRVADSSLKAALRGRSLADIPFSFGFEVVGNPMRSLSLNGHIDEASGGYLGAKLKLPAGQAIESRWLVETKRLPEQYQLFIRESSFPLASRAVSVRGQLSLALDFGKGQIDELTMTIDESEHQLTGQWEPGTVRLAVSAQAFPLDILTLWQSPLNQGEADAELALRIDSEGFWGEGQLDVRGQYAGRALNTSFNGSSNLQLVTAEHFSLRWGSAEISARGALDLVANATKLEVSVPHLDLNSLQPLGIVVPTVVSALVVSGRGRITGNFRDPNGELSMLASGPLGEAPLKLSLQLSKRGQVIKVQHLNADLDQGAASAQGWVNLRDRSGDLTLVLNQLSLQSLRAFGVSLPDDLEASANGQLTVGGDVKAPVVSADVQLVGEYQSIPSQISLRGEFRNGGLSLHKLELDAFGDRVLNVSGELSQQRNDLRLSVESFPTGLAELFGLRTPNGDFSAELQLTGTPYAPQFNGSLHLAHLMDMGAEVPARQINWNLRIETTEDTLKLVSSVDSGVGSPVAVEAQLPISPYVAYVERRLQGGVFEPLPLEIAVQGEVDTSNLAMLVDTESHRIAGTVTLNTHIKGTAEKPLLEGQIHLRNAEYHNVEVGIWLVNIQCLLTVEQALVQLGACNAVDRFDGRYQLTGRMLLPLQDGNGDIDVQLELENASLVNRPELASAVSGSLSLKGDFNALLARGDIAVSSLNASVDSDMSSGIPTIEVEREKAGQSDEASESKLHLPAVTLDLTIRADQQAVLRGRGLEAELQGDIRVLGALERLHYTGQLQTLRGTFEVFGKKFQLQQGQVNFSNESIGIAITGVYVKRGQQITAELSGQGDNLALRLSSIPHMPEDEILAFIIFGKSVQDVSAVEAVQLAIALQKLSGSGGGFIDPIGSTREMLGVDTLLIKSDVAESGESGLNVAMGKYLNERVYLEVERTPEPTKPWRGNLEIQLFERVTLESSAGGKTGVEGVKLNWKTDY
- a CDS encoding pentapeptide repeat-containing protein; the protein is MESITVDKKEFYNQKFVDIALTGEELKGKEFDGCSFSSCDFSEAVFRNCQFSDCKFVKCNLSLLNITNSKFSDVEFQDCKMLGIDWTKAYWRGLSLGSPLKFKDCLISSSSFYALNQSRITIENCRAHDVDFREANFSRANFSETDLTNSLFSNTNLTEANFNLATNYDINIHQNTVKNAKFCRYEAVRLLELLGIKLIG